The Clostridioides sp. ES-S-0010-02 genome window below encodes:
- a CDS encoding peptidylprolyl isomerase: MEKKVLVTVGEKEITNIDIENALKSLDPYQAMQFKTEEGKKHLLNDLVNQELFFLDAKDEKLDEEEVFKLEMKKIEANVLKQFAINKVLSSVDVTEDEKVKFFEANKSSFSKPESATAKHILVDSDEKAKEILAQIKSEEISFEDAAVKHSSCPSKDMGGDLGTFGRGQMVPEFEEAVFSMAKGEVSEPVKTQFGYHIIKLEDLQESTESTFDEVKDEVEKSLLYQKQNEVYGNKINSLNAKYGNLVKYND; this comes from the coding sequence ATGGAAAAAAAAGTTTTAGTAACAGTTGGAGAAAAAGAGATAACTAATATTGATATTGAAAATGCATTAAAATCATTAGATCCTTATCAAGCAATGCAATTTAAAACTGAAGAAGGAAAAAAACATTTATTAAATGATTTAGTAAACCAAGAACTATTCTTCTTAGATGCTAAGGACGAAAAATTAGATGAAGAAGAAGTGTTTAAGTTAGAAATGAAAAAAATAGAAGCAAATGTATTAAAGCAATTTGCTATAAATAAAGTTTTATCTAGTGTTGATGTAACAGAAGATGAAAAAGTAAAATTCTTTGAAGCTAATAAGAGTTCTTTTTCTAAACCAGAAAGTGCAACTGCTAAACATATACTAGTAGATAGTGATGAAAAAGCTAAAGAAATACTTGCTCAAATAAAATCAGAAGAAATATCTTTTGAAGATGCTGCTGTTAAACATTCTTCTTGCCCATCTAAAGATATGGGTGGTGATTTAGGAACATTCGGTAGAGGACAAATGGTTCCTGAGTTTGAAGAAGCTGTATTCTCTATGGCTAAAGGTGAAGTAAGTGAACCAGTTAAAACTCAATTTGGATACCATATAATAAAGTTAGAAGACCTTCAAGAAAGTACAGAATCTACATTTGATGAAGTTAAAGATGAAGTTGAAAAAAGTTTATTATACCAAAAACAAAATGAAGTTTATGGAAATAAAATAAATTCTCTTAATGCTAAATATGGAAATCTTGTAAAATACAACGACTAA
- a CDS encoding CBS domain-containing protein, translating into MNILFFLTPKSEVAYIYEDYTIRQALEKMEYHKYSAIPIISKEGKYIGTITEGDFLWTLKNDLNLDLKGLEDVPVTDINRKMDNSPVSINADIEDLVIKSLNQNFIPVIDDQDTFIGIIKRRDVIGYCYEIIRGYKNLADDN; encoded by the coding sequence ATGAACATATTATTCTTTCTAACACCAAAAAGTGAAGTAGCATATATATATGAAGACTACACTATAAGGCAAGCCCTAGAAAAAATGGAATATCACAAATACTCTGCAATTCCAATAATAAGCAAAGAGGGTAAATATATTGGAACTATAACAGAAGGTGATTTTTTATGGACATTAAAAAACGACTTAAATCTGGACCTAAAAGGATTGGAAGATGTTCCAGTAACAGATATAAATAGAAAAATGGATAATTCTCCTGTTTCCATCAATGCAGATATTGAAGATTTAGTAATAAAATCTTTAAATCAAAATTTTATTCCTGTTATAGATGACCAAGATACATTTATTGGGATAATAAAAAGAAGAGATGTAATAGGTTATTGTTATGAGATAATACGTGGATATAAAAATTTAGCAGATGATAATTAG
- a CDS encoding cold-shock protein translates to MKTGVVKWFNNEKGFGFISVEGEGDVFVHFSAITGDGYKSLEEGQSVEFEVVDGAKGPQAANVVRL, encoded by the coding sequence ATGAAAACTGGTGTAGTTAAATGGTTTAACAATGAAAAAGGATTTGGATTTATATCTGTAGAAGGTGAAGGAGATGTTTTCGTACATTTCTCAGCTATAACAGGAGATGGATACAAATCATTAGAAGAAGGACAAAGTGTTGAATTCGAAGTAGTGGATGGAGCTAAAGGTCCTCAAGCTGCTAACGTAGTTAGATTATAA
- a CDS encoding amidase domain-containing protein yields MGGVALKILKNKNKYIKGIMAFVFLSLATTAGVFLINDLSMKNMKEKVIESATVEGDDVKDQYKLLLENLFDYRNKAILEKNENILKGLYETEKKFGLWAYENEVKKMKYLENWSSKQGVKFKDIKTRVKVKKIKEKEKDLYGIICSVSTEYKYSYENQKDKENVFRIGTYHYLNVKIIDNQYVITKEWYTDPFADSLNLENIKSDDIRSYIGQQNAVELQLTEEQKKAIDYAHKYCGAAADEEHGMKFNPNYRDYNPEGGDCANFASQIMFESGKFKKNSIWNYSERAGTKAWVNAQAFKNYALYSGRGSLIAKGSYEDVYKEAYNLRPGDFVGYEKKGRITHVSTVTGLDSRGYPLVTCHNTDRMLVPWDLGWSDKSIRFHIIKINY; encoded by the coding sequence TTGGGAGGTGTAGCTTTGAAAATACTGAAAAATAAAAATAAGTACATCAAAGGTATAATGGCATTTGTATTTTTATCTTTAGCTACTACAGCAGGTGTATTTTTAATTAATGATTTAAGTATGAAAAATATGAAAGAAAAAGTTATAGAATCTGCTACTGTTGAAGGTGATGATGTAAAAGACCAGTATAAGTTATTGCTTGAAAATTTATTTGACTACAGAAATAAGGCAATATTAGAGAAAAATGAAAATATTTTAAAAGGTCTTTATGAAACAGAAAAAAAGTTTGGTCTTTGGGCTTATGAAAATGAAGTAAAAAAGATGAAGTATTTAGAAAATTGGTCTAGTAAACAAGGTGTAAAGTTTAAAGACATAAAGACAAGAGTCAAAGTTAAAAAAATAAAAGAAAAAGAAAAAGACTTATATGGCATAATATGTTCTGTATCAACTGAGTATAAGTACTCATATGAAAATCAAAAGGACAAAGAAAATGTATTTAGAATAGGTACATATCACTATCTAAATGTAAAAATCATAGATAATCAATATGTAATAACTAAAGAGTGGTATACAGACCCTTTTGCAGATTCTTTAAATTTAGAAAATATAAAATCTGATGATATAAGAAGCTATATTGGTCAACAAAATGCTGTAGAGTTACAGCTTACAGAAGAGCAAAAGAAGGCTATAGATTATGCACATAAATACTGTGGAGCAGCAGCAGATGAAGAACATGGTATGAAGTTTAATCCAAATTATAGAGATTATAATCCAGAAGGTGGAGATTGTGCCAACTTTGCATCACAGATAATGTTTGAAAGTGGAAAGTTTAAGAAAAATTCAATCTGGAATTATAGTGAAAGAGCAGGAACAAAAGCATGGGTAAATGCGCAAGCTTTTAAAAATTATGCTCTCTATAGTGGAAGAGGTTCATTAATAGCTAAAGGTTCTTACGAAGATGTTTACAAAGAAGCTTATAATCTACGTCCTGGAGATTTTGTAGGATATGAAAAAAAAGGTAGAATAACACATGTTTCGACTGTAACGGGATTGGATTCAAGAGGATATCCTTTGGTAACCTGTCATAATACTGATAGAATGCTTGTGCCATGGGATTTAGGTTGGAGTGATAAATCTATAAGATTCCATATAATAAAAATAAACTATTAA
- a CDS encoding pyridoxamine kinase: MQKKVAAINDLSGIGKCSLSVAIPILSALKVQCCPFPTAILSSQTGYPEFTFLDCTDEMVKYSTVWKNLKVNFDSIYSGFLGSKHQIEIVANFINDYPNAFIVVDPVMGDNGIMYPIFTEEMRHEIKELVRHSDLTTPNLTEACFLTGNDYTKKDYNRDELINIAKSVSSLGPSKVVITGILEDDNILNLAYDRDTDHIFFTSVKYNNCSYSGTGDIFTSILCGMLVNNHDLGIAVNTATDFIYKTINYTSQFDTDRNDGVMFENFLSDLINI; the protein is encoded by the coding sequence ATGCAAAAAAAAGTCGCAGCAATTAATGACTTATCTGGAATAGGAAAATGTTCATTATCAGTTGCTATACCTATACTTTCAGCATTAAAGGTTCAATGTTGTCCATTTCCAACAGCTATACTTTCAAGTCAAACTGGTTATCCTGAGTTTACATTTTTAGATTGCACTGATGAGATGGTAAAATATTCAACTGTTTGGAAAAATTTAAAAGTCAACTTTGATAGTATATATAGTGGTTTTTTAGGTTCAAAACATCAAATTGAAATAGTGGCAAACTTTATAAATGATTATCCAAATGCTTTTATCGTAGTTGACCCTGTAATGGGCGATAATGGAATTATGTATCCAATCTTTACAGAAGAAATGAGACATGAAATTAAAGAATTAGTTAGACATTCAGATTTAACTACTCCTAATTTAACAGAAGCTTGTTTCTTAACTGGAAATGACTATACAAAAAAGGATTATAATAGAGATGAACTTATAAATATTGCAAAATCTGTATCTTCTTTAGGACCTAGTAAAGTTGTAATCACAGGTATATTAGAAGATGATAATATATTAAATTTAGCTTATGATAGAGATACTGACCATATATTCTTTACTTCTGTTAAATACAATAACTGTTCTTATAGTGGAACTGGAGATATATTTACATCTATACTTTGTGGTATGCTAGTGAATAACCATGACTTAGGAATAGCTGTTAATACTGCAACAGATTTTATATATAAAACGATAAATTATACGTCTCAATTTGACACTGATAGAAATGATGGAGTGATGTTCGAAAACTTTTTATCAGATTTAATTAATATATAA
- a CDS encoding HAMP domain-containing histidine kinase — translation MFRKKNSNNKKVVKLRTIFVRYLSVFFVTTITLGVLLVFLFSVLLSLGVVLPSNYTEKQIYKYKDEIISSEKVTKDIIPDFCDYGIYTLDGKLTSGTFNNEEAKKTWNLMKGIEVKSGHSSDNYIKLFRQNEVCIIRYDIVSEFNSPGLRKYLPKPEVLGIIIFVVAFFIEVVILSKSFGKKINAKMDLLKNATEKIQQQDLDFTIESSDIYEIDNVLFSIEKMKLALKDSLEKQWRLEETRKEQISALAHDIKTPLTIIHGNADLLIEINDNPELSEYMEYIANGVTQIEKYINTLIYISKADKGYTINKESINIDKFIEDVLVQIEALASTKSLDVEFYKQDDLPKNITIDRELLFRAIMNIISNAIDYSTNQSKLYFDVLVNQRYLKFVITDCGRGFSKEDLSKATEQFYTGDSSRNSKSHYGMGLYIANTIIQKHNGNLNVENSIKTSGAMITIEIPII, via the coding sequence ATGTTTCGGAAAAAAAATTCTAATAATAAAAAAGTTGTAAAGTTAAGAACTATTTTTGTAAGATATTTGTCTGTATTCTTTGTTACAACAATTACTTTGGGAGTTCTTTTAGTATTTTTGTTTTCTGTGTTATTATCATTAGGAGTAGTGTTGCCATCCAATTATACAGAAAAGCAAATCTACAAATATAAAGATGAAATTATTTCAAGTGAAAAAGTAACTAAAGATATAATACCAGATTTTTGTGACTATGGAATCTACACTTTAGATGGTAAATTGACTTCGGGAACTTTTAATAATGAAGAAGCAAAAAAAACTTGGAATTTAATGAAAGGTATTGAAGTAAAAAGTGGACATTCGTCAGACAATTATATAAAACTTTTTAGACAAAATGAAGTATGTATAATAAGATATGATATAGTATCAGAATTCAATTCTCCAGGTTTAAGAAAATATTTGCCAAAGCCAGAAGTATTAGGGATAATTATTTTTGTTGTAGCATTTTTTATTGAAGTGGTTATACTATCAAAATCTTTTGGTAAAAAAATTAATGCAAAAATGGACCTTTTGAAAAATGCTACAGAAAAAATACAACAGCAAGATTTAGATTTTACAATAGAATCTAGTGATATTTATGAAATTGATAATGTTCTCTTTTCTATAGAAAAAATGAAGCTAGCATTAAAAGATTCTCTAGAAAAGCAGTGGAGACTGGAAGAAACTCGAAAAGAACAGATATCTGCATTAGCACATGATATAAAGACCCCATTAACCATTATACATGGAAATGCGGACTTATTGATTGAAATAAATGACAATCCTGAGCTATCAGAATATATGGAATATATAGCAAATGGTGTTACTCAGATAGAAAAATATATTAACACTCTAATATACATATCTAAAGCAGATAAAGGTTATACAATTAATAAAGAAAGTATTAATATTGATAAATTTATAGAGGATGTTTTGGTGCAAATAGAAGCACTGGCCAGTACAAAAAGTTTAGATGTGGAATTTTATAAGCAAGATGATTTACCTAAGAATATAACAATAGATAGAGAATTATTATTTAGAGCTATTATGAATATAATTTCAAATGCTATTGATTATTCAACAAATCAAAGTAAGTTATATTTTGATGTATTAGTAAATCAAAGATATTTAAAATTTGTAATTACAGATTGTGGAAGAGGTTTTTCTAAGGAAGATTTATCAAAAGCTACAGAACAGTTTTATACAGGCGATTCGAGTAGGAACTCTAAATCTCATTATGGTATGGGTCTATACATTGCAAATACTATTATACAAAAACATAATGGTAATTTAAATGTTGAAAATTCTATAAAAACTAGTGGAGCAATGATAACAATTGAAATACCAATAATTTAA
- a CDS encoding lantibiotic immunity ABC transporter MutG family permease subunit, which produces MAQLIRLFNSDLIKLKRTYIVLIHFCIALVGIGLFLGYYNISGYDSISKIVAYLQVIAIAFPLLSSIMCSMCVEQEYYSGNYKHILTSSNPKYLTIISKYVILICLGFGATLVSVLGFEFGIDTIFNNNHFTLSFYMISILILAGSNLFEYILHLFLSLRFGKGASIGVGIVETLLSALLLTGLGDGIWQYIPCAWGVRFVSVWASFSSSKEIESIQEFQSIGLICGFATIFAFVILCIWFSKWEGKKSEE; this is translated from the coding sequence ATGGCACAACTAATAAGACTATTTAATTCTGACTTGATAAAACTAAAAAGAACTTACATAGTACTAATACACTTTTGTATTGCATTAGTAGGAATAGGCTTATTTTTAGGATATTACAATATTTCAGGTTATGATAGTATATCAAAGATAGTAGCATATTTACAAGTTATAGCTATAGCTTTTCCTTTATTATCAAGTATTATGTGTTCAATGTGCGTTGAACAAGAATATTACTCAGGAAATTATAAGCATATACTAACATCATCTAATCCAAAATACCTTACAATTATAAGTAAATATGTAATTTTAATATGCCTTGGTTTTGGAGCAACATTAGTTTCTGTGTTAGGTTTTGAATTTGGTATAGATACTATTTTTAATAATAATCATTTTACACTAAGTTTTTATATGATTTCAATTTTAATTTTAGCAGGAAGTAATCTATTTGAATATATATTACATTTATTCTTAAGTTTGAGATTTGGAAAAGGAGCATCAATTGGGGTAGGTATAGTGGAGACTTTACTTTCAGCACTATTACTAACTGGACTAGGAGATGGTATATGGCAGTATATTCCTTGTGCATGGGGTGTTAGATTTGTAAGTGTTTGGGCATCTTTTTCAAGTTCTAAAGAAATTGAATCAATTCAAGAGTTCCAGTCAATAGGTTTAATTTGTGGCTTTGCAACTATTTTTGCATTTGTAATTTTATGTATTTGGTTTTCTAAATGGGAAGGTAAGAAATCTGAAGAATAA
- a CDS encoding lantibiotic immunity ABC transporter MutE/EpiE family permease subunit: protein MERFVRAEFLKMKGTFGMRLSWIAPIFSILICFGLGGGQNGAYNWWYTMFLPGAITLICSLVVQKDEKKKYRGVLSLPVDKKNIWTGKILYCTIILCISSIIFMIGIVFIGVVYKKTILINQNIIGTIVLILLFMWQIPLCMFLASKFGLFITVLINMFFTVFGVAVFSTTSSWCLFPYSIPSRLMAAILHILPNGLPVPEGNELLSPNVILPGILISIALFILFTLATSAWFKNREVK, encoded by the coding sequence ATGGAAAGATTTGTTAGAGCAGAATTCCTAAAGATGAAAGGAACTTTTGGAATGAGATTGTCTTGGATAGCCCCAATATTTTCTATACTTATCTGCTTTGGACTAGGTGGAGGACAAAATGGTGCTTACAATTGGTGGTATACTATGTTTCTTCCAGGAGCAATAACTTTGATTTGTTCTTTAGTAGTACAAAAAGATGAAAAAAAGAAGTATCGAGGTGTATTGTCATTGCCAGTTGACAAAAAAAATATCTGGACTGGAAAAATACTTTATTGTACCATTATACTTTGTATATCTTCAATTATTTTCATGATAGGGATAGTTTTTATTGGAGTAGTTTATAAGAAAACTATTTTAATAAATCAAAATATTATTGGAACTATAGTACTTATCTTACTATTTATGTGGCAAATTCCACTTTGTATGTTTTTAGCCTCAAAATTTGGTTTGTTTATTACAGTTTTAATAAATATGTTTTTCACTGTATTTGGAGTAGCTGTTTTTTCAACTACAAGTTCATGGTGCTTATTTCCATATTCAATTCCATCAAGATTAATGGCTGCAATATTGCATATTTTACCAAATGGACTTCCTGTACCAGAAGGAAATGAACTTTTAAGCCCTAATGTCATTTTACCAGGTATATTAATATCTATTGCTTTATTTATATTATTTACTTTAGCTACAAGTGCTTGGTTTAAAAATAGAGAGGTGAAATAA
- a CDS encoding lantibiotic protection ABC transporter ATP-binding protein: protein MSNYILEVKGVSKKFKEQVAVDNISIAIKHNSIYGLLGPNGAGKSTLLKMITGILNPTSGKILFEGHRWTRKDLANIGSLIESPAIYENLTARENLKVHTTLLGIPDSRIEEVLGIVDLRDTFKKRSGQFSLGMKQRLGIAIALLNHPKLLILDEPTNGLDPIGIEELRELIRSFPKQGITVILSSHILSEVEQVVDEIGIISNGVIGYQGEVSREQNLEELFMKVVAENRKRGK from the coding sequence ATGAGTAATTATATTTTGGAAGTAAAAGGAGTTTCTAAAAAGTTTAAGGAGCAGGTTGCAGTTGATAATATTTCAATTGCAATTAAACATAATTCTATTTATGGATTATTAGGGCCGAATGGAGCTGGGAAATCCACTTTATTAAAAATGATAACAGGAATCTTAAACCCCACTTCTGGGAAGATATTATTTGAAGGTCATAGATGGACTAGAAAAGATTTAGCAAACATTGGGTCTCTTATTGAATCACCTGCTATATATGAGAATTTAACAGCAAGAGAAAATTTAAAAGTTCATACTACATTACTTGGTATTCCTGACTCTCGCATTGAAGAAGTTTTAGGGATTGTTGATTTAAGAGATACTTTTAAAAAGCGTTCAGGTCAGTTTTCTCTGGGTATGAAGCAACGTCTTGGTATTGCTATTGCATTATTAAATCACCCAAAACTTTTAATCTTAGATGAGCCTACAAATGGACTTGACCCTATTGGAATTGAGGAACTTAGAGAACTGATTCGTTCTTTTCCAAAACAAGGAATTACAGTTATTTTATCAAGTCATATTTTATCTGAGGTTGAGCAAGTTGTAGATGAAATTGGAATAATTTCTAATGGAGTAATAGGGTATCAAGGAGAAGTATCAAGGGAACAAAATTTAGAAGAACTTTTTATGAAAGTTGTAGCTGAAAATAGAAAGAGAGGTAAGTAA
- a CDS encoding DUF4097 family beta strand repeat protein, producing MNKKLAIFAAVLLVIGIIGTTWSGILVMPSLINFGLEKEAEFKKENKLYQEKVNIDKLDVSVGNINVTIKRHSSEDVRVTTRGNNEFYKYNVTLKDKTLVVKGERKYENRVKKIKNFDQLFNTSINNMFSGDYREIVIYVPNNVDINVSSVDSSLLVYDNVASSNITYKTSYGRFERVITENNINKLDTLNLISSNNLELSTKSVLGVKNVNIETESLDISSEYEDIFVNNVEQYIPENINIKEKIGRNSHYDNNFSIYCDFPIAKNLDIEVPNSKVSLSLPVNKYKFNCDIKSKERIEEINDESEEYNDSSIEYEHSEENHNAYKNIREIKGLLNENLSNLEQEYTIKINSNKLEM from the coding sequence ATGAATAAGAAACTTGCCATATTTGCTGCGGTTTTATTGGTAATAGGTATAATTGGAACAACATGGTCAGGGATTTTAGTTATGCCAAGCTTAATAAACTTTGGACTCGAAAAAGAAGCTGAATTCAAAAAGGAAAATAAACTTTATCAAGAAAAAGTAAATATTGACAAGTTAGATGTATCTGTTGGCAATATAAATGTTACGATAAAGAGACATTCAAGTGAAGATGTACGTGTGACAACAAGAGGAAACAATGAATTTTACAAATATAATGTAACTTTAAAGGATAAGACATTAGTTGTAAAAGGTGAAAGAAAATATGAAAATCGTGTTAAAAAAATTAAAAATTTTGACCAATTATTCAATACATCTATAAATAATATGTTTTCAGGAGATTATAGGGAAATAGTAATCTATGTACCAAATAATGTAGATATAAATGTATCAAGTGTAGATTCATCTTTATTAGTATATGATAATGTAGCTTCAAGCAATATAACATATAAGACTTCTTATGGAAGATTTGAGAGAGTTATAACTGAAAATAATATAAATAAGTTAGATACATTAAACTTAATATCTAGCAATAATCTTGAATTATCTACAAAATCAGTCTTAGGTGTTAAAAACGTAAATATAGAAACAGAATCATTAGATATATCTTCAGAATATGAAGACATATTTGTCAATAATGTAGAACAATATATACCTGAAAATATAAATATAAAAGAAAAAATAGGTAGAAATTCACATTACGATAACAACTTTAGCATATATTGTGATTTTCCAATTGCTAAAAATTTAGATATAGAGGTTCCAAATTCTAAAGTAAGTCTTAGTCTACCAGTAAATAAGTATAAGTTTAATTGCGATATAAAATCTAAAGAAAGAATAGAAGAAATTAATGATGAGTCAGAAGAATACAATGATAGTTCAATTGAATATGAACACAGTGAAGAAAATCATAACGCATATAAAAATATAAGAGAAATAAAAGGGCTTTTAAATGAAAACTTGTCGAATTTAGAACAAGAGTATACTATAAAAATAAATTCAAATAAATTAGAAATGTAA
- a CDS encoding DUF1700 domain-containing protein → MNLNKTEFLEILKDYLKKDFSESEVNDILRDYEEYFVDGIIEGKSDMEIIASLGSPKSIARELILQTKEKNIEDEKIINTDILNDKFSKFKLDMKKGYSILKDEAKEKYNKSKERVNDKLTPSIEEGVGGVSREAIKILLVFLSLLLIIPAFAFVCAIISVAIGLVCTLIAFVISIPFVIKFISMVPDVTMFCIFATIAFIGLEILAWQILLFVIKLGKQLLGSYINWIKRKNIYINANKKMEKRNKDTLSEKDLNKDSNEDLYDDYCNIEKEENIKESDNYNDDSINFEAMYKDFEEIDDKKGEDKHE, encoded by the coding sequence ATGAACTTGAATAAAACTGAGTTTCTGGAAATTTTAAAGGATTATCTAAAAAAGGATTTTTCTGAGAGCGAAGTTAATGATATATTGAGAGATTATGAAGAATATTTTGTAGATGGGATTATAGAGGGAAAGAGTGATATGGAAATAATAGCATCACTTGGTTCACCAAAATCTATAGCAAGAGAACTTATTCTACAGACAAAAGAAAAAAACATTGAAGATGAAAAAATAATAAACACAGATATTTTAAATGATAAGTTTAGTAAATTCAAGTTAGATATGAAAAAGGGTTATTCTATTTTAAAAGATGAAGCTAAAGAAAAGTACAATAAATCGAAAGAAAGAGTAAATGATAAGCTTACTCCAAGTATAGAAGAAGGTGTCGGAGGAGTATCTAGAGAAGCTATAAAGATTTTATTAGTATTTTTATCCTTATTATTGATTATTCCAGCATTTGCATTTGTATGTGCTATTATTTCAGTTGCTATTGGGTTAGTATGTACATTGATTGCTTTTGTCATATCAATTCCATTTGTGATTAAATTTATTTCAATGGTTCCAGATGTTACAATGTTTTGTATATTTGCGACTATAGCATTTATAGGTTTAGAGATACTGGCATGGCAAATTTTACTGTTTGTTATAAAGTTAGGTAAACAATTGTTAGGCAGTTATATAAATTGGATAAAGAGAAAAAACATTTATATAAATGCAAATAAAAAGATGGAAAAAAGAAATAAGGATACTTTAAGTGAGAAAGATTTAAATAAAGATAGTAATGAAGATTTATATGATGATTATTGTAATATAGAAAAAGAAGAGAATATAAAGGAATCTGATAATTACAACGATGATAGTATAAATTTTGAGGCAATGTATAAAGATTTTGAAGAAATAGATGATAAGAAAGGAGAAGATAAACATGAATAA
- a CDS encoding PadR family transcriptional regulator has protein sequence MNTQFRKGVLEICVLALISKKDMYGYEIVHNISKVIDVNEGTIYPILRRLTKDLYFETYILESNEGPARKYYRITSLGKENLSNLMEEWREFVKAVEILISEDEGGNELE, from the coding sequence ATGAACACACAATTTAGAAAGGGTGTCTTAGAAATTTGTGTACTTGCTCTAATATCTAAAAAAGATATGTATGGATATGAAATAGTACATAATATTTCCAAAGTAATAGATGTAAATGAAGGAACGATATATCCTATTCTAAGAAGACTGACAAAAGATTTGTATTTTGAAACGTATATACTAGAATCTAATGAGGGTCCTGCTAGAAAATACTATAGAATAACTTCACTAGGAAAAGAAAACTTATCCAATCTGATGGAAGAGTGGAGAGAATTTGTAAAAGCTGTTGAGATTTTAATAAGTGAAGATGAGGGAGGTAATGAACTTGAATAA
- a CDS encoding galactosyldiacylglycerol synthase: MSKTKEDKTILILTAQFGAGHISAAKAVKECIMEKYSNYNVVIQNFINASIPMMNKPMVKLYENNTKYTPGLYNYYYYFKKSFDSRHDFSHKLYTPKLSEYISDINPDLIISTFPLAAACVNNFKIKNPDINIPTLTVITDVVDSMEWVFENTDLYFVPSPEIKNRFFQKGISPDSIKVTGVPVDKRFQIESKEPCCGKYRLLLLGGGRGLFDIDEDFMHWIDDFIEEHINSIEITIVTGKNKKLYDNLTHKKPLKNIKVLGFVNDMYNLIKECDLMLTKPGGATIFEAIQSQTPVLVKMPKVGQEIENAKFIIDKGLGMIYSDDLDLKNIFYKLVSNEFDSIINFMKKNLEEFKTVIHPDEIADYISELIDNQYN; the protein is encoded by the coding sequence TTGTCTAAAACAAAAGAAGATAAAACTATATTAATCTTAACAGCTCAATTTGGTGCTGGTCATATAAGTGCTGCAAAAGCAGTTAAAGAATGTATCATGGAAAAATATAGTAATTACAATGTTGTTATACAAAACTTTATAAATGCAAGTATACCTATGATGAATAAGCCTATGGTGAAGCTTTATGAAAACAATACAAAATATACTCCTGGATTATATAATTATTATTATTATTTTAAGAAATCGTTTGACTCAAGACATGATTTCTCTCATAAATTATATACACCTAAACTTTCTGAGTATATTTCTGATATAAATCCAGATTTGATTATCTCTACATTTCCACTAGCTGCTGCTTGTGTAAATAATTTCAAGATAAAAAACCCTGATATAAATATACCAACATTGACAGTTATCACAGATGTTGTAGACAGTATGGAATGGGTTTTTGAAAATACAGATTTATATTTTGTTCCATCTCCAGAGATAAAAAATAGATTTTTTCAAAAAGGAATAAGTCCAGATTCCATAAAAGTTACTGGTGTTCCTGTAGATAAGAGATTCCAGATTGAAAGTAAAGAACCTTGTTGTGGAAAATATAGGCTATTGCTTTTGGGTGGAGGAAGAGGTCTATTTGATATAGATGAGGATTTTATGCATTGGATAGATGACTTCATTGAAGAACATATTAATTCCATAGAGATTACAATAGTTACAGGTAAAAATAAAAAACTATATGATAATTTAACTCATAAAAAACCTCTAAAAAATATAAAAGTACTTGGATTTGTAAATGATATGTACAATCTGATAAAAGAATGTGACTTAATGTTGACTAAACCTGGAGGAGCAACTATATTTGAAGCAATCCAGTCTCAAACTCCAGTACTTGTTAAAATGCCAAAAGTTGGTCAAGAAATTGAAAATGCTAAATTTATAATAGATAAAGGACTTGGAATGATTTATAGTGATGACTTAGACCTAAAAAATATATTTTATAAGTTAGTATCAAATGAGTTTGATTCTATAATAAATTTTATGAAAAAGAATCTAGAAGAATTTAAAACAGTCATTCATCCAGATGAAATTGCTGATTATATATCAGAATTAATAGATAATCAATATAATTAA